In the Naumovozyma dairenensis CBS 421 chromosome 4, complete genome genome, one interval contains:
- the COX6 gene encoding cytochrome c oxidase subunit VI (similar to Saccharomyces cerevisiae COX6 (YHR051W); ancestral locus Anc_5.280) — MLSRYMLRTPILKRTLLTQASKTFVATPLNSKLLLATKAGSQIRKYSSHGDEETFEEFTARYEKEFDEAYDLFEVQRVLNNCFSYDLVPAPAVVEKALRAARRVNDLPTAMRVFEALKFKVENEDQYKAYLDELKDVREELGVPLKEELFAEKSETTA, encoded by the coding sequence ATGCTCTCAAGATATATGCTTAGAACACCAATTTTAAAGAGAACGCTTCTAACTCAAGCCTCTAAAACCTTCGTTGCTACTCCTTTAAACTCCAAATTATTACTTGCAACAAAGGCAGGTTCACAGATAAGAAAGTATTCATCGCATGGAGATGAAGAAACATTCGAAGAATTTACTGCAAGATATGAAAAGGAATTCGATGAAGCTTATGACTTATTCGAAGTACAAAGAGTATTGAATAATTGTTTCTCTTACGATTTGGTCCCTGCTCCTGCTGTAGTGGAAAAAGCATTGAGAGCAGCTAGAAGAGTTAATGATCTACCTACTGCTATGAGGGTTTTTGAAGCTTTGAAATTTAAAGTGGAAAATGAAGACCAATATAAGGCTTATTTGGATGAACTGAAAGACGTTAGAGAAGAATTGGGTGTTccattgaaagaagaattatttgCTGAGAAATCAGAAACTACTGCTTAG